Part of the Niallia alba genome is shown below.
ATTAAAATAATGAGAAGGCTAATAATGGCAAGTGTGCTGAATATGGGACGAAATAATCGTTTTTTCGGATGAATGGTACTTTGTAACTGCTGATTTGCTTTTCGTAAAATTCTTTGTTTATTTTCTTCGGAAAGGGTGATATCAGCTGGGATTGATTCATCTAATAATTGTTTAATGTTATTTGGCACGATCTATTTCCTCCTCACTTATGGTTAATTGCGCTTTTTTCCGTCCTCTCGCTAGTCTTGTTTTAACAGTGTTGCTGGAACAGTTTAATATCTCGCTAATTTCTTTTATAGATAATTCAGCATAGTAATATAACCATATGACTTCCTTGTATTTAGCTGGAAGTTTATTAAGCAATGCGGCAAGATAATGCTTATCTTCTTGTTTTAAATAGGCTTCTTCTGGTGTCTCCTTATAGATTAGAAAAGTGCTAGCAAGCTTGGAAACTTCTATTTTTCGAAAGGCCCAGCTTTTAAAATAATTTCGGCACTCATTTACAGTCATACGATATAAATACGTTTTAACACTAGATCGACCCTCAAATTGTTCGAGATGTAAGTAATAACGGATAAATACTTCTTGCACAATGTCCTCTGCTTTTTCTTTGTCTTTCACAAGGGCATAGGCAAGTCGGGTTAAATAATGGCCATATACATCCATCGCGTTTGTGAGCAATTTATCTCTTTCATGCTTTTCCACATTTCCCTCTCCTTTCTACCTATTGTTTAGACAAAGCAAACAGAAGAACGGTTTCTATTTTATAAAAATTTTATCCCACTCTTAACAGGCAGTAAGACTCTCCCCTCAAGCTTATGAGTATACGAGGAAGATAGGTGGGAGATCAACTGTCCGTAAAGGTCCGATTGGTTCAACTAACCATCAGTGGGGGAGGAAGGAAAATCCCCACTGATGGAAGTTTCACTTTATTCTAGCACTACAAAGTAAACAATGTTCATATAATTTAAATGGAAGCAAAAAGGGGGCCAATTGAGATGAATGTTTATGATTGTGTGGTTATAGGGGCTGGTCCAGCGGGAATGAGTGCGGCGCTTATGTTAGGGAGGGCAAGAAGAACGGTTGCTGTATTTGATGATGGGACGAACAGGAATAGAGTAACCCATGAATCACATGGTTTTCTTACGAGAGATGGGATAAGTCCTCAAATGTTTAAAGATTTAGGTATAAATGATCTGATGAAATACCCAAGTATTTCTTACCATAGAGCTACAATAACGAAAATCGAAAAGGTAAAAGCAGGAGGAGCTTTTCTTGTTAAAACAAAGAATCACGAAGAATACTTAACGGAGAAAATCATTTTAGCAACTGGAGTTCAAGAGGTAATCCCGATTCCAAATGTGAGACAATATTATGGAAAAAGCCTATTTAGTTGTCCGTACTGTGATGGGTGGGAACTAAGGGATCAAGCCCTTATTCTCATTGTCCATACCGAAGCGCAAATCTTACATATGGGGAAATTAGTTTATAATTGGTCAAAGGATTTAGTGATAACAACTAATGGAGCAGCTGTTTCAGCAGAGACTAAGGGGGCTTTTCAAAAGCGAAATATCCCAATTATCACAGAACCGATAAAAGGCATAATTGGAGAAAATGGATTCCTTCAACAAATCGAGTTTAGATCAGGAAGGAAAATGGCACGAACTGGTGGTTTTGTTGTTCCCTCTTATTACCGTTCCAATCAGTTTGTGGAACACCTTGGATTAGAAGTTCATCCTAATGGGGCAATAGTAACGGATGGATCCGGCCGCACAACAGTCAAAAATATTTATGTGGCAGGAGAAGTGGAAAAGGTAGCTTCATCCTCTATTCTCCTGTCCGCTGCAGATGGAAGTAAGACTGCTATAGCGGTGAATACAGACTTAATGCTGGAACGATTTTAAAGGAATTAAAGGGGTGGTTCTTGTGCTTCTATTCTTTCTAGTAGAGAAAAGGGAAGCACAAGAACCGTCCCCATGATTCCCTACTAGTTTAGAAA
Proteins encoded:
- a CDS encoding sigma-70 family RNA polymerase sigma factor, coding for MEKHERDKLLTNAMDVYGHYLTRLAYALVKDKEKAEDIVQEVFIRYYLHLEQFEGRSSVKTYLYRMTVNECRNYFKSWAFRKIEVSKLASTFLIYKETPEEAYLKQEDKHYLAALLNKLPAKYKEVIWLYYYAELSIKEISEILNCSSNTVKTRLARGRKKAQLTISEEEIDRAK
- a CDS encoding NAD(P)/FAD-dependent oxidoreductase, which encodes MNVYDCVVIGAGPAGMSAALMLGRARRTVAVFDDGTNRNRVTHESHGFLTRDGISPQMFKDLGINDLMKYPSISYHRATITKIEKVKAGGAFLVKTKNHEEYLTEKIILATGVQEVIPIPNVRQYYGKSLFSCPYCDGWELRDQALILIVHTEAQILHMGKLVYNWSKDLVITTNGAAVSAETKGAFQKRNIPIITEPIKGIIGENGFLQQIEFRSGRKMARTGGFVVPSYYRSNQFVEHLGLEVHPNGAIVTDGSGRTTVKNIYVAGEVEKVASSSILLSAADGSKTAIAVNTDLMLERF